In one Struthio camelus isolate bStrCam1 chromosome 35, bStrCam1.hap1, whole genome shotgun sequence genomic region, the following are encoded:
- the TMEM179B gene encoding transmembrane protein 179B, which yields MAVSALQLAELALNGAAFLCGIVSAAALTVTQGAFGGRCVLYGAASWNGTALTLKSFSHVSLCYFVSAVSVLVALYCFSALLYGIYSCCVGESHWDRTWLSIALAVAAVILFFLLVSACVLRVGMDTLCASVTQAAGLASCRAAQGKPWPSYDATRFYSNLYSAQASAWVNVFLWCLLLALLVAQRRRAAPFALLQRSDPEWSAETEAIFGGRPARP from the exons ATGGCGGTGTCGGCGCTGCAGCTGGCGGAGCTGGCGCTGAACGGTGCCGCCTTCCTCTGCGGGATCGTCAGCGCGGCCGCCCTGACCGTCACGCAG GGAGCGTTCGGGGGCCGCTGCGTCCTCTACGGGGCCGCGAGCTGGAACGGGACGGCGCTGACGCTCAAGTCCTTCAGCCACGTTTCCCTCTGCTACTTCGTCTCGGCCGTCTCCGTCTTGGTGGCCCTGTACTGCTTCTCGGCGCTGCTCTACGGCATCTACAGCTGCTGCGTGGGCGAGAGCCACTG GGATCGCACGTGGCTCAGCATCGCCCTGGCCGTTGCCGCCGTCATCCTCTTCTTCCTGCTCGTCTCCGCCTGCGTCCTCCGCGTGGGCATGGACACGCTGTGCGCCTCCGTCACGCAGGCCGCGGGCCTGGCCAG CtgccgggcggcgcagggcaaACCGTGGCCGTCCTACGACGCCACCCGCTTCTACAGCAACCTCTACAGCGCCCAG GCGTCGGCCTGGGTGAACGTCTTCCTgtggtgcctgctgctggccctgctggtggcgcagcggcggagggcggcccCCTTCGCGCTGCTGCAGCGGAGCGACCCCGAGTGGAGCGCCGAGACGGAAGCCATCTTCGGGGGACGCCCAGCGAGGCCGTGA